The region CCGTTTTTGCCCATAGAAAAAGAGGGTAAATTATTCGGATTGGGAAGTAACGATGCAGGCGCTTCTTTGGTTTCAATGGCGCAGGTTTTTTTACATTTTTATGATAAAGAAGATTTACAATATAATTTAGTTATTGCTTTAACGGCAGAGGAGGAGATTTCAGGATTTGATGGGATCGAGGCTTTATTTCCGCAGCTTCCGAATGTGGAGCTTGCTGTTGTGGGAGAACCGACGCTGATGAATCTGGCAATTGCGGAAAAAGGACTTTTGGTTATTGACGGGGAAATGAAAGGGACTCCTTCTCACGCCGCTCATCCGAATAATGATAATTCTATTGTGAAATGTATGGAAGATCTGCAGAATATTCTAAACTTCAGATTTCCAAAAGTTTCAGATTATTTAGGAGAGGTAAAGATAACATTGTCAGGAATTCATGCCGGAGTTCAGCATAATGTGGTGCCGGAATCTTGTGCTTTTACACTGGATGTGAGAGTTACAGATGAATATTCAAATGAGGAAGCTTTCGAAATCTTACAGTCACAGATGAAATCAACTTTAACGGCAAGGTCTTTTAGATTAAATTCTTCAAAAATTGAAATGGATCATCCTTTTGTAAAGGCAGGATTAGAAATTGGAAGGACAACTTATGGTTCACCAACTTCATCCGATCAGGCAATCATTCCTTGTACATCTGTGAAGCTGGGACCTGGAGATAGCAGGCGTTCTCATACCGCGGATGAATTTATTTTCATTGAAGAAATTGCTGAGGGAATTGAGATTTACATCCGAATTTTGGAGAGGATATTATAGGCTGGATGATAGAGGCTTGTAAGTAAGTGAAAAATCTCTTTTTGATCATTCAATAGATTCCTCCTTTGTCGGAATGACAAAGTTGAGTACAATAATAAATAAAGGGAAGGGAAGTAACAGAAGGTAAAAGTTCGGCGTACTTCTTTGAACTTCAAAACATTTGATTTTAGTTAGTTTTTTTACTGTTTTGACTTTACTCAGCAGACGATGAAGTTTGAATATTTTTAATAAAGATTTATGCAAAGGTTGATGTTAAAAATGAAAGACTTTAAAAATGTGGAAATGTTTAAAGTTGCAGAAATAGAAAATGAGTTCTGCTGGGTTGTCAAAATAGATTAAATTTTTAAAGAAAGAATATGAAAAAAATATGGCAGAAAGACGATAATGCCACCAATATATTAGTAAATAACTTTACAGTCGGGAAGGATCTTGACTTTGATGAGCGTCTGGCGAAATATGATGTCAAAGGTTCTATGGCACACTGTAAAATGTTGGCAGAAGTTGGAATTATTTCCAATGAAGAATCGGAACAGATGTTGTCTGTTTTGGCAGGTATTTTAGAAGACATCGAAAACGGAACTTTTGAAATCGATAAAAATGCGGAAGATATTCATTCGCAGGTTGAATCGATTTTAATTGAAAAATTAGGCGATACAGGAAAAAAAATACATACGGCGAGATCTCGTAACGATCAGGTTTTATTGGATATTAAATTGTATTTAGTAGATGAAATCCGGGAAATTACAGCATTAACGGATGAATTTTTTCAGATTTTAATCAAATTAGCAGAACAGCATAAAAATGTTTTGCTTCCGGGATATACCCATTTACAGATCGCAATGCCTTCATCATTTGGTTTGTGGTTTGGAGCCTACACAGAAGCATTATTGGATGATGTGGAAATGTTGTTTTCGGTTAAAAATATCATTAATAAAAATCCATTAGGTTCTGCAGCCGGTTATGGCTCATCTTTCCCGATTGACCGTGAAAGCACGACGTATAATTTAGGATTTCAGTCGATGAATTATAATTCTGTATATGCTCAGATGACGCGTGGAAAATCGGAGAAAATGTTGTCGATGGCAATGGCTACTTTGGCGGGAACTTTAAGCAAATTCTCTTATGATGTCTGTCTGTATTTGAGTCAGAATTTTGATTTTATCAGTTTTCCTAAAGAATTTACAACGGGAAGCAGCATTATGCCTCACAAGAAAAATCCGGATATTTTCGAATTGGTTAGAGCGCGTTGTAACAGAATTCAGTCGTTACCGAATGAATTTATTTTATTGACAAATAATCTCCCTTCAGGCTATCATAGAGATATGCAGCTGACGAAAGAAATTCTTTTCCCAGCTATTGATTCTTTAAAAGAATGTCTGGAGATTTTAAATTACACGTTACCCAATATTCAGGTAAAAGATGGAATTCTTGAGGATGAAAAGTATAAATATCTTTTCAGTGTAGAGAAAATCAATGAAGAAGTGAAAAACGGAAGTTCATTCCGTGATGCTTATGTAAAAATAGGACAGGAGATTGAAAATAATGCGTTTGATTTTGAAATAGGCAATCTCAATCATACACACCAAGGAAGTATCGGAAACCTGTGTTTAGATAAAATCGAATATCAGTTTAATAAACTGAAAAATAAATTATTGGGTTGATTTAAAACAAGAAAATTGTTTTAAATTGATAATGAGATGCTTCGGCAAGCTCAGCATGACAACACTACTAATGAATGGCTAATAAAACAATTAGTATTAGAGATGTCATGCTGAGCCTGTCGAAGCATCTTTAAATTTATATAGAAAAAGTTTGAGTTTAAATAAAGATTTAATCCAAATCAATCTTAAACTTAGTAGATTTTTTTACTTCATGAAGCACGATAGAACTGTGGTATTGCCCGATATTTGGAATATTTGAAATCACGTTCACGGCGAATTCATTATAAGAATTGATATCCTTTGCAATAATCTTTAACATGTAGTCGTATTCACCGGAAAGACTGATGATCTCCTGAACTTCATCATGTTTGCCAATGTTTTTCTCGAATGTTTCCAAAACCTTCTGAGATTGTTCTTTCAAACGAACATTACAATACACCACAATATTCAGACCTAGTTTTTCACGATTCAAAAGACCTACATATTTCTCAATAATCCCGTTTTTCTCCAGCTGTTTGATTCTTTCATAGGTTGGAGTAAAGGTAAGACCAATCTTTTCCGAAATTTCTTTCACGGATAAAGTGGAATCTTCCTGAATTATGCTGAGAATCATTCTGTCTTTTAAATCCATATAATAATAATGTTGAGTTGTAACAAATATACAATCTAATTTTTTTATTATCCATTACATTGTGATAATATGCTGATTCTTTACTTCAGTTTTGACTAAAAAATATAAAAGCCATTTTTTATTCTAGCCTTATTAATTGTTGAAAATCAGCAAAAACCGTTTCTCAAATCTAAGTAAAATATTTTTTTGTATAAATTTTATGTATATAGATAATTTCATATGATAAGTTCATTTTATATTAAAAAAACTTTTAATTTAGGATAAGGAACAGAACTGCTTTTTAGAATGACGAAATTCCTGCAATGGCAGAATAATTGTATTGATCTGCTTACCAAATAACAAACTAAACATGAGGAAAATTATTGATATGGACACTTTTTCCTTCGAAGAAACACAGAATAAATTTCAAAGTGAAATTATTGGGGGACTGAAAGGTGATCCCAAACATCTGCTTTCCAAATATTTTTACGACAAGAAGGGAGATCATCTTTTTCAGCAGATCATGAATATGCCGGAATATTATCTTACTGATTGTGAACTTGAAATTTTTACGCAAAAAACAGCCGATCTGGCAAATGCAATCAATGCTTTTGATGAATCTTTTGATCTGATTGAGCTTGGAGCTGGAGACGCTACAAAATCTTCTTTTTTATTGGAATATCTTGTTGGTCAAAAAGCAGATTTTACTTACATGCCAATTGATATTTCGGGGAATATTATTGAAGTTTTGGAAGCTAAATTAGCTTTAAAAATTCCCAATCTCCATGTTGTTGGTTTAAACGGAGAATATTTTGAAATGCTTGATAAAGCAAGCAAAATTTCCTCCAAAAGAAAAGTGATCCTGTTTCTCGGAAGTAACATCGGGAATATGGAAGTTGAAGAGGCTTATCATTTTTGTAGTGAGCTGAGAAAAAAACTAAATCCCGGCGATATTCTTCTCATCGGTTTCGATTTAAAGAAAAATCCGCACACCATTTTACAGGCGTATAATGATAAGACCGGCATTACAGCTGCTTTCAATCTCAATCTTTTGACCAGGATCAATGAGGAGTTGAATGCTGATTTTAATATTGATCAGTTTCAGCATTATCAGACTTATGACCCATTATCAGGAGCGTGCAGAAGTTATTTGATCAGCTTAAAAGATCAAATCGTAGCTATTGGAAATCAAGAGATTCAGTTTAAAGAAAACGAAGCGGTTTACATGGAAATTTCACAGAAATACTCTCTGGATGAAATAAATGTAATGGCTGTTAAAAATGGTTTTGAATCTTTAAAAGAAATCTCAGATTCCAGAAAATGGTTTATAGATGCTATTTGGAAAGTTGTATAATTTAAATCTGAAACTATGAAAAATCTCACTTTAATCTCACCTCAGGAACAGATCAAAGAAAAATATCAAGCCGTTAGAAAACGTTCTGTTGAAATTTGCCAACCTCTTGAAATAGAAGATTATGTTGTACAACCTATTGTAGACGTAAGTCCTCCAAAATGGCATTTGGGACATACGACATGGTTTTTTGAAACCTTTATTCTGATCCCGAATTTTCCGGATTATCAGGTCTTTGATCCGCAATATAATTTTGTTTTCAATAGCTATTATGAAACGATCGGAGCTCGTGTGATCCGTACAGACAGAGGAAATTTAAGCCGTCCTTCCGTTGCTGATGTTTATCGTTATAGAGAATATGTTGATCAGAATATGACGATTTTTTTATCCAATTTTGATTTAAATGAAGATTTAAAAAAGCTCTTTGAATTAGGCTTAAACCACGAGCAGCAGCATCAGGAATTGTTGTTAACGGATATTAAATATATTTTGGGTCACAATCCATTATTCCCGGCTTATGACAAAAATTATCCGTTAGAAAAGCCAGAGCATGAAAATTTAGAAATGCTTGCTTTTTCCGAAGGAATTTATGAAATAGGATTTGAAGGTGAAGGTTTTTGTTTCGATAACGAATTAAACAGGCATAAAGTTTTTCTGAACGATTTTGAGATTTCAAACCGTCTTGTAACCAACGCAGAATATATTGAATTTATGAATGACGGAGGTTATGAAGATTTTAAACATTGGCACGCTGAAGGTTGGGACTGGGTAAAAGGAAATCAGTTGAAATCTCCGCTTTACTGGCATTTTATAGAAGGAAAATGGATGCATTATACCTTGAACGGATTAAAAGAAATTAATCCCGATGATGCAGTTTGTCATATCAACTTTTACGAAGCATCTGCTTTCGCATCCTGGAAAGGTTTACGCTTACCGACCGAAGCAGAATGGGAAGTTGCTTCCGGAAAATTCAGTTGGGGAAAACGTTGGGAATGGACAGGAAGCGCCTATCTTCCATATCCAGGATTTGCAAAAGAAGAAGGAGCGGTGGGAGAGTACAACGGAAAATTCATGGTTAATCAAATGGTTTTAAGAGGCGCTTCTGTTGCAACACCAGTCGGGCACAGCCGTAAAACATATAGAAATTTCTTTCAGACCCATCTTCAGTGGCAATTCACGGGAATCAGGCTGGCAAATTAATTTGAACTGATGATTACTGTAGAATCTGTTTCTAAAAGTTTTAATAATCGTCCCGCTGTGGATGATATTTCCTTTGTTGCTCATGAAAAGGAAATTTTGGTTTTATTAGGAACCAGCGGTTG is a window of Candidatus Chryseobacterium colombiense DNA encoding:
- the argH gene encoding argininosuccinate lyase; this translates as MKKIWQKDDNATNILVNNFTVGKDLDFDERLAKYDVKGSMAHCKMLAEVGIISNEESEQMLSVLAGILEDIENGTFEIDKNAEDIHSQVESILIEKLGDTGKKIHTARSRNDQVLLDIKLYLVDEIREITALTDEFFQILIKLAEQHKNVLLPGYTHLQIAMPSSFGLWFGAYTEALLDDVEMLFSVKNIINKNPLGSAAGYGSSFPIDRESTTYNLGFQSMNYNSVYAQMTRGKSEKMLSMAMATLAGTLSKFSYDVCLYLSQNFDFISFPKEFTTGSSIMPHKKNPDIFELVRARCNRIQSLPNEFILLTNNLPSGYHRDMQLTKEILFPAIDSLKECLEILNYTLPNIQVKDGILEDEKYKYLFSVEKINEEVKNGSSFRDAYVKIGQEIENNAFDFEIGNLNHTHQGSIGNLCLDKIEYQFNKLKNKLLG
- a CDS encoding Lrp/AsnC family transcriptional regulator — its product is MDLKDRMILSIIQEDSTLSVKEISEKIGLTFTPTYERIKQLEKNGIIEKYVGLLNREKLGLNIVVYCNVRLKEQSQKVLETFEKNIGKHDEVQEIISLSGEYDYMLKIIAKDINSYNEFAVNVISNIPNIGQYHSSIVLHEVKKSTKFKIDLD
- the egtD gene encoding L-histidine N(alpha)-methyltransferase — encoded protein: MDTFSFEETQNKFQSEIIGGLKGDPKHLLSKYFYDKKGDHLFQQIMNMPEYYLTDCELEIFTQKTADLANAINAFDESFDLIELGAGDATKSSFLLEYLVGQKADFTYMPIDISGNIIEVLEAKLALKIPNLHVVGLNGEYFEMLDKASKISSKRKVILFLGSNIGNMEVEEAYHFCSELRKKLNPGDILLIGFDLKKNPHTILQAYNDKTGITAAFNLNLLTRINEELNADFNIDQFQHYQTYDPLSGACRSYLISLKDQIVAIGNQEIQFKENEAVYMEISQKYSLDEINVMAVKNGFESLKEISDSRKWFIDAIWKVV
- the egtB gene encoding ergothioneine biosynthesis protein EgtB — its product is MKNLTLISPQEQIKEKYQAVRKRSVEICQPLEIEDYVVQPIVDVSPPKWHLGHTTWFFETFILIPNFPDYQVFDPQYNFVFNSYYETIGARVIRTDRGNLSRPSVADVYRYREYVDQNMTIFLSNFDLNEDLKKLFELGLNHEQQHQELLLTDIKYILGHNPLFPAYDKNYPLEKPEHENLEMLAFSEGIYEIGFEGEGFCFDNELNRHKVFLNDFEISNRLVTNAEYIEFMNDGGYEDFKHWHAEGWDWVKGNQLKSPLYWHFIEGKWMHYTLNGLKEINPDDAVCHINFYEASAFASWKGLRLPTEAEWEVASGKFSWGKRWEWTGSAYLPYPGFAKEEGAVGEYNGKFMVNQMVLRGASVATPVGHSRKTYRNFFQTHLQWQFTGIRLAN
- a CDS encoding M20 family metallo-hydrolase, with the translated sequence MQELKSVYSKEELLNNAVELLKKLIEIPSFSKDEFNTSVEIENFFKKHHIPTKRFKNNIWAVNKNFDVFKPSILLNTHHDTVKPNKAYTLDPFLPIEKEGKLFGLGSNDAGASLVSMAQVFLHFYDKEDLQYNLVIALTAEEEISGFDGIEALFPQLPNVELAVVGEPTLMNLAIAEKGLLVIDGEMKGTPSHAAHPNNDNSIVKCMEDLQNILNFRFPKVSDYLGEVKITLSGIHAGVQHNVVPESCAFTLDVRVTDEYSNEEAFEILQSQMKSTLTARSFRLNSSKIEMDHPFVKAGLEIGRTTYGSPTSSDQAIIPCTSVKLGPGDSRRSHTADEFIFIEEIAEGIEIYIRILERIL